In Brienomyrus brachyistius isolate T26 chromosome 2, BBRACH_0.4, whole genome shotgun sequence, the genomic window GAAGGGGGGGGATGAGGAGCGCTTTAAAACAGCTCCTCAGAGAGCTTCATCACTCTCTTGCTCTCTTCCCCTCTCACATCTCTCTCTCATACCCCTGTCGCAACGCAGCATGCTCACCACCAGGGGCAGTACCGCGCTTCATCATGAGACGTGGGGAGAGAAAATAGCAAAAGCTTGTGCACATCCAGAGGGTTAAATGGCTCGCAGAGCACCGTCGCCTTCCTGGGAGGGCAAGTAGTGGAGCACGGAGGGGGTGTGGCTGGCCCTGAGCCAGGGGAGCGGAGGGTCCTGTGGACGCTGCCTGTAAGTCGCGTGGTGAGCCCCTGCCATCCTGCAGCCTGTTCAAAGACAGTGTCTCTCTGCATCCCGCTACCTACTATGCTTTCTTCACTTTTTGCCTTTTTATTGGCCTGAGGGAGGGCGGAAGGTGGGGGGCAAAAGATCAACAGCGGTGATTTTTAAGGATAGCAACAACAGCAGTATTATGAAGTGTATGAAAACCCATCCTGAATGGCATTGCagtgtgggggttgggggggaggggggacgtgTCACTGCAGGCTAGGGGACTTAATGTGACTTCAGCCTGTCATCTGCTATCCTTGGTCCCCTGAGTTTACTGCCAGACGAGTCAAGCTGATCAAAGAGCAGACTGAGTACACTCAGGAGTACGGGGAACTGACTGATCCGGCTCCAACAAACGGAAGCATCTGGAAGTGACCTCATTTCAGGCACCCTGCTAAAAGCCTCAGGTTTGAGAATCACATGGTATAATGCTCTGTGACGGTCATGTTCAGATTTTGCGTCAGCTTAAATGCTGAGCAAGCAAAAACGTTCTCGATTGGTCCATCTCTGTGGTACCAGGATGTAACCAGGCTTCCTAAAACGTGTCAAAATGTATTCCTTCATGGGGCATCTCAAGCCAAACAGAAGATCTGTTTGGTCACCTGATCATAGAAGATCAAAATGCCATTACTTCAGAGGAATCCGATTCATCAGTAACCAGCAACCAATAGCAGATATAAATGAATGATGCTGATGAAAAGAGCCCCTTCTACCATATTTCTGTGATTTCAGTGCTTCTGTCCAACAATAATGGTGTATAAATCCTCTAGCCTCCATTTATTTATTCTCTATTTATAATGCTTCCAGAAATACAGAATGCTGTAGCGAAACAGGCGCCTGACACCGCACGTTAAAAATAGGCGAGAGCAGCAGCTGTGAGGGATTGTGGGTACAGGCACGACAAGGTGAGCATTCGAGGACGTCAGGAACTGGGAAACTGCCCCCCCCgctaaaaatcatccatcccaGCGTGACTTCTACACCTGTTCTGTCCCAAGGAGAGACAGGCTGGATCTTGGGGTCCCCCCACTGGGGGGTCCCATAACAACATTTTCTGGCCACAAACCCATCGGCCCACCtggaaaatgcccagtgtgccagatggccagtccaTCCAACTGAGCCTTACAGAGCCTGATCCGGATCTCCCCCTGATCCCAAACAATGGAGCACAAACATCAGAGTCTGAGTGTCGCCTGCAGCCCCCGTGGCCCCCCCAGCCTCCCGGTACCTTGAGGATGACCCGGCGGCGCACCACGCGCGTGGTGACGTTCTCCTCATCGTCGGAGGTGCCGTCCAGCTCCCCCAGCTCGGCGTCGAGCCGCCGGTGTACCCAGGCCAGTGCTGAGCGCAGCGAGCCACTGGCGATGTGCAGCACGTTTTGGCAGCTGATGACCAGGAAGGCCAGCAGTGCCACGCTGAAGAAAAGCTCCGTCACGAGCGTCCACATGTCGGCAGCCGCCTGCGGGGCCTGTCTGCCGGCCGGCCTCACGCCGCACTGCCTGTCCCCTCTGCCCCTCACTCGGGGCTCACAGTGCCCTAGCTGCCGCTCACCCTCACGCCGCACTGCCTGTCCCCTCTGCCCCTCACTCGGGGCTCACAGTGCCCCAGCTGCCGCTCACCCTCACGCTGGCCACGTATTTCCTGCTTCCCTTTGCTTCCAAAAAAACACCCCTCCTCCTCTTTTTAACCTCCCGGGTCCTTTTAGAGTGTGAGGCTTTAAATATCCCCCGCCACCTGTTGGACTGGCTTCagccatcccccctcccccggttcCCACAGCTCATCTTCTGCTAGCGTGAAGCTTGGGATCTACCTCTGGAGGCTGCTCCTGTCCCCTTCACAGGATTGGCGAAAATAAAAGCACGTCGCACAC contains:
- the LOC125727640 gene encoding uncharacterized protein LOC125727640 isoform X15; translated protein: MWTLVTELFFSVALLAFLVISCQNVLHIASGSLRSALAWVHRRLDAELGELDGTSDDEENVTTRVVRRRVILKGDALEDMTGDHVSEEQFTDEHGNIVTKKTPTPTPRPPFMDT